The nucleotide window GGATTTCTACTAATTACTTTTTGTTCAATCGCGATAGCAGGAGAAATCCCTTTAATATATTCCACATCGGGTTTATCCATCTTCCCCATAAACTGTCGAGCATAAGAACTCAGGCTTTCTACATAACGTCGTTGTCCTTCGGCAAACAAAGTATCAAAAGCTAAAGATGATTTCCCAGAACCAGATAATCCTGTGATAACCACAAATTTATTACGTGGAATAGCCACGTCGATATGCTTTAAATTATGTATGTGTGCATCTTTTATTAAGATGTGTTTTTTTGGATCGAGATGCTGAAGTAAGTCGTTTGCCATTGAAATAAATATACGCCCTCTACTATAGGCAGCGCAAAAATAGGGATAAAATTTGCTTTTTATTCTTTTTTTTCCTTAATTTGCTAAGACTTTATCAAGAAGCATTAAAATTATTATTCACTAAAATCACATTATCGATATAGACCTTTACTCTTTTTAATCATATAAAAAAGGAGGAATTATGAAAGCATCCCATCCAAGCGATAAGGAGCTCATAAAAAGGTATTTGACGGGTAATGAATCTTCTCTCGAAATCATTATTAATAGACACAAGGATAGAGTATTTTCCTATATCTTAATGGTGGTTAAAAGTCCACAAATTGCAGATGATCTTTTTCAAGATACATTTATTAAAGTCATAAACACTTTAAAATCCGGTACTTATAACGAAGAAGGTAAATTTATTCATTGGGTAATGCGTATTGCACATAATTTGGTAATCGATCATTTTAGAAAGAAAAAACGAATACCAATTAAAGAAAATTCAGAAGACAGAGACACTTTTGAACTACTC belongs to Bacteroidales bacterium and includes:
- a CDS encoding sigma-70 family RNA polymerase sigma factor, which encodes MKASHPSDKELIKRYLTGNESSLEIIINRHKDRVFSYILMVVKSPQIADDLFQDTFIKVINTLKSGTYNEEGKFIHWVMRIAHNLVIDHFRKKKRIPIKENSEDRDTFELLNMKIESVEDIMITDQIHKDLKILIDYLPEEQKEVLLMRHYIGMSFKDIAEQTNVSINTALGRMRYAILNIRRLVEENNISLSHSY